A part of Winslowiella toletana genomic DNA contains:
- the soxS gene encoding superoxide response transcriptional regulator SoxS — translation MMHNDIIHTLTDWIEQNLDKTLSIDEVAAKSGYSKWHLQRMFRSVTKQTLGGYIRERRLTLAAEALSHTQRPVFDIAMQYGYDSQQTFSRVFRRQFAQTPTAYRHHMRRQTMQQRPANWSFDCGEHYASYSQRMHGEYCPVS, via the coding sequence ATGATGCATAACGACATTATTCATACACTGACTGACTGGATTGAGCAGAATTTAGATAAAACTCTGTCGATTGATGAAGTGGCGGCAAAATCGGGTTATTCGAAGTGGCACCTGCAACGTATGTTCCGTTCAGTGACGAAACAGACGTTGGGCGGATACATTCGTGAGCGTCGCCTGACGCTGGCAGCAGAAGCGCTATCCCACACCCAGCGTCCGGTATTTGATATTGCGATGCAGTATGGCTATGACTCGCAGCAGACTTTTTCGCGGGTATTTCGTCGGCAGTTTGCGCAAACGCCAACCGCTTACCGCCATCATATGCGTCGGCAAACGATGCAGCAGCGCCCGGCGAACTGGAGTTTTGACTGTGGTGAACATTACGCCAGCTACAGCCAGCGTATGCATGGTGAATACTGTCCGGTCAGTTAA
- a CDS encoding LysR family transcriptional regulator has protein sequence MDVRALRYFVEVVRQQSFTRAAEKLFVTQPTISKMLRQLEQELDCTLLIREGRKLHLTDSGQAVYQRGQTILQEFKQLETEISDINELKTGELRLGIPPMVGMQIAGSISAFRQRYPGIELKISESGGLTVQQAVQSGSLDLALTALPLAEEVSLNILPLMSHPLCVLVPRSAQWLSRSSVALAELAEHPILIYNEEFSLNRQLMRAFQRSGFTPQIAVRSGQWDFLAAMVQAGMGVAILPEPICQRLDKQLLLWLPLESDLEWKLGLIWREGSYLSRSAQAWISCCREFWPGEAPTLSV, from the coding sequence ATGGACGTCAGAGCGCTGCGCTATTTTGTTGAAGTGGTACGCCAGCAAAGCTTTACCCGTGCGGCGGAGAAGCTGTTTGTCACCCAACCGACCATCAGCAAAATGCTGCGCCAGCTGGAGCAGGAGCTGGATTGCACCCTGCTGATCCGTGAAGGACGCAAGCTGCATCTCACCGACAGCGGCCAGGCAGTATATCAACGCGGACAGACGATTTTGCAGGAGTTTAAGCAGCTGGAGACGGAAATCAGTGATATCAATGAACTGAAAACCGGTGAACTGCGGCTGGGGATCCCGCCGATGGTCGGCATGCAGATCGCCGGTTCAATTTCCGCTTTTCGCCAGCGCTATCCCGGCATCGAATTGAAAATCTCGGAGTCTGGCGGCCTGACGGTGCAGCAGGCGGTGCAGTCCGGCAGCCTGGATTTAGCCCTGACCGCCCTGCCGCTGGCGGAAGAGGTGTCGCTGAATATTCTGCCGCTGATGAGCCATCCGCTGTGTGTGCTGGTGCCGCGCAGCGCACAGTGGCTGAGCCGCAGCAGCGTCGCGCTGGCGGAACTGGCCGAACATCCGATCCTGATCTACAACGAAGAGTTCTCACTCAATCGTCAGTTAATGCGCGCTTTCCAGCGCAGCGGATTTACCCCACAGATTGCGGTACGCAGCGGTCAGTGGGATTTTCTGGCGGCAATGGTGCAGGCGGGAATGGGCGTAGCGATTCTTCCGGAGCCAATCTGTCAGCGACTGGATAAACAGTTACTGCTGTGGCTGCCGCTGGAGTCGGATCTGGAGTGGAAACTGGGATTGATCTGGCGTGAAGGCAGCTATTTATCGCGCAGTGCGCAGGCATGGATCAGCTGCTGTCGTGAGTTCTGGCCGGGGGAAGCGCCGACATTATCGGTGTAA
- a CDS encoding CidA/LrgA family protein has protein sequence MALALQPQGAGRLQRLQVPLQVALYAGMFIASEQLVEWLHLPLPANIVGMLLLLALIMLRVLPLDWVRAGSKWLLAEMLLFFVPAVVAVINYSQLLRVEGWRICLVIAISTILVLASTALVVDRVYRFEIWLAQRKQARRDE, from the coding sequence ATGGCGTTGGCACTGCAGCCGCAGGGCGCGGGAAGACTGCAACGTTTACAGGTACCGCTACAGGTGGCGCTTTATGCCGGGATGTTTATTGCATCGGAGCAACTGGTGGAGTGGCTGCATCTGCCGCTGCCAGCCAATATCGTTGGTATGCTGTTGTTACTGGCGCTGATTATGCTGCGCGTGCTGCCGCTGGACTGGGTGCGCGCGGGATCCAAATGGCTGCTGGCCGAAATGCTGCTGTTCTTTGTCCCGGCGGTGGTGGCGGTAATTAATTACTCGCAGCTGCTGCGCGTCGAAGGCTGGCGTATCTGCCTGGTGATCGCCATCAGTACCATTCTGGTGCTGGCTTCTACCGCGCTGGTGGTGGACAGGGTGTATCGCTTTGAAATCTGGCTGGCGCAACGTAAGCAGGCGCGCCGCGATGAGTGA
- a CDS encoding glutathione S-transferase family protein, with protein sequence MITVHHLNNSRSQRVLWLLEELEVPYQIKRYQREESMLAPEALKKVHPLGKSPVITDENRVIAESGAIIEYLAGKYDKEYRLKLSDVDEELQSRYWLHYAEGSLMPLLVMKLIFSRMGKPPVPWLLRPVGAAFGKGVQKGYLDKQIATHQQFIEQHLATHPWFAGQHFSIADIQMSFPVQALATRGATELQPHTRGWLEKIQARAAWHRAIAQGGELTLS encoded by the coding sequence ATGATTACGGTTCACCATCTGAATAACTCCCGCTCACAGCGTGTCCTCTGGCTGCTGGAAGAGCTGGAAGTCCCCTATCAGATCAAACGCTATCAGCGTGAAGAGAGCATGCTGGCGCCGGAAGCGTTAAAAAAAGTGCATCCGTTAGGTAAATCACCGGTGATTACCGATGAAAATCGCGTGATTGCTGAATCCGGGGCGATTATTGAGTATCTTGCCGGCAAATATGACAAAGAATATCGTCTGAAACTTTCTGATGTCGATGAGGAGCTTCAGTCTCGCTACTGGCTGCACTATGCCGAAGGCTCCTTAATGCCGCTGCTGGTGATGAAACTGATCTTCAGCCGCATGGGGAAGCCGCCGGTGCCCTGGCTGCTACGTCCGGTGGGCGCCGCCTTTGGCAAAGGGGTGCAGAAGGGGTATCTCGATAAACAAATCGCGACACATCAACAGTTTATTGAGCAACATCTGGCGACGCATCCGTGGTTTGCCGGACAACATTTCAGTATTGCCGATATCCAGATGAGCTTCCCCGTCCAGGCGCTGGCCACGCGTGGCGCCACTGAGCTACAGCCCCATACCCGCGGCTGGTTAGAGAAGATTCAGGCCCGTGCGGCATGGCATCGCGCCATTGCGCAGGGCGGCGAGCTGACGCTGAGCTGA
- a CDS encoding YfaZ family outer membrane protein, with protein MNKIILSSGVAMLLLAGSAQAIEGGVDVGEHYTNLNVGLGTTTPGLSLSGNWMRSDHDGSVSGVGLGYNIEVGSVFLSPGVKAMFISPQDAKDGYAVAVGGGVQLPVTKMLGVYGEYYYSPDSFSSRIDSYQEASAGLSFTPISLLNLRVGYKYLALDGKDGRKDNVLADGPYIGGSVRF; from the coding sequence ATGAATAAAATTATTTTAAGCAGTGGCGTAGCGATGTTGTTGTTAGCGGGTTCAGCCCAGGCAATCGAAGGTGGTGTTGATGTGGGTGAGCACTACACCAACCTGAATGTCGGCCTGGGAACCACCACGCCAGGTCTGAGCCTGTCAGGTAACTGGATGCGCAGCGATCACGACGGCAGCGTGTCCGGTGTTGGCCTTGGTTATAACATTGAAGTCGGTTCGGTGTTTTTATCCCCCGGCGTAAAAGCGATGTTTATCAGCCCGCAAGATGCGAAAGACGGTTATGCCGTAGCCGTTGGCGGCGGTGTGCAGCTGCCGGTCACTAAAATGCTGGGTGTGTATGGTGAATACTATTACTCACCAGATTCATTCTCCAGCCGTATCGACAGCTATCAGGAGGCGTCGGCTGGCCTGAGCTTCACCCCGATTTCGCTGCTTAATCTGCGTGTGGGTTACAAATATCTGGCGCTCGACGGCAAAGATGGTCGTAAAGACAATGTACTGGCCGATGGCCCGTATATCGGTGGTTCAGTGCGTTTCTGA
- a CDS encoding Na+/H+ antiporter: MEIFFTILIMTLVVSLSGVAARIIPFQIPLPLVQIAAGAMLAWPTFGLHVDFDPELFLVLFIPPLLFADGWKTPTSEFIHHGREILGLALVLVLITVVGIGYLIYWLVPGIPLIPAFALAAVLSPTDAVALSGIVGEGRIPKKIMSILQGEALMNDASGLVSLKFAVAVAMGTMVFTVGGASIEFVKVAIGGLLAGVAVCWLFGKSLRLFSRLTGDDPATQTVLLLLLPFASYLIAEHLGVSGILAAVAAGMTITRSGIMRQAPLAMRLRANSVWQMLEFVFNGMVFLMLGLQLPGILETSVAQANADPNVQLWMLFTDIVLIYAALMIVRFGWLWIMQRLSRRFLKKRPMEFGNYSTRELLIASFAGVRGAITLAGVLSIPLLLTNGEEFPARYELIFLATGVILFSLFVGVILLPVLLRGVEGIDKSVHRHEIQNARAAMAGVAIESLHKMEERLAVDTEENIDTELLKEVSARVIGNMRRRIDGKEDMERALFAENLERRFRLTALRAERAEVYHLRATQKISNETMMKLLHDLDLLEALLVEKEE; the protein is encoded by the coding sequence ATGGAAATCTTTTTTACAATTCTGATTATGACGCTGGTGGTATCGCTGTCCGGTGTTGCTGCACGTATTATTCCGTTCCAGATCCCACTGCCGCTGGTGCAAATCGCCGCTGGCGCAATGCTTGCCTGGCCCACCTTTGGTCTGCACGTCGACTTCGATCCTGAACTGTTCCTGGTGTTGTTTATTCCGCCGCTGCTGTTTGCCGACGGCTGGAAAACGCCCACCAGTGAGTTTATCCACCATGGACGCGAAATTCTCGGGCTGGCATTAGTGCTGGTGCTGATCACCGTGGTCGGTATCGGGTATCTGATTTACTGGCTGGTGCCGGGCATTCCGTTGATTCCGGCGTTTGCGCTGGCGGCGGTGCTGTCGCCAACCGATGCGGTCGCGCTCTCCGGCATTGTCGGCGAAGGGCGGATACCGAAGAAAATTATGTCGATTCTGCAGGGCGAGGCGTTGATGAATGACGCCTCCGGTCTGGTGTCGCTAAAATTTGCCGTCGCCGTGGCGATGGGCACCATGGTGTTTACCGTTGGCGGCGCCAGTATTGAGTTCGTCAAAGTGGCGATCGGTGGCCTGCTGGCTGGTGTGGCGGTCTGCTGGCTGTTTGGTAAGTCACTGCGTCTGTTCAGCCGCCTGACCGGTGACGATCCGGCCACGCAAACCGTGCTGCTGCTGCTGCTGCCGTTTGCCTCGTATCTGATTGCTGAACACCTTGGCGTTTCCGGCATTCTGGCGGCGGTGGCGGCCGGGATGACCATTACCCGTTCCGGGATTATGCGACAGGCGCCGCTGGCGATGCGCTTGCGCGCCAACAGCGTCTGGCAGATGCTGGAGTTTGTGTTTAACGGCATGGTGTTCCTGATGCTGGGCCTGCAGTTGCCGGGTATTCTGGAAACCTCGGTGGCGCAGGCGAATGCCGATCCGAATGTGCAGCTGTGGATGTTGTTTACCGACATTGTGCTGATTTACGCTGCGCTGATGATTGTGCGCTTTGGCTGGCTGTGGATTATGCAGCGTCTTAGCCGTCGCTTCCTGAAGAAACGCCCGATGGAGTTTGGTAACTACTCCACCCGTGAACTGTTAATCGCCTCTTTTGCCGGGGTGCGTGGCGCGATTACGCTCGCCGGTGTGTTGTCGATTCCGTTACTGCTGACCAATGGCGAAGAGTTCCCGGCGCGTTATGAGCTGATTTTCCTCGCCACCGGGGTGATTCTGTTCTCGCTGTTTGTCGGGGTGATTCTGCTGCCGGTTCTGCTGCGTGGCGTGGAGGGCATTGATAAGTCGGTACATCGCCATGAGATACAGAACGCCCGCGCGGCAATGGCCGGTGTGGCGATTGAGAGCCTGCATAAGATGGAAGAGCGGCTGGCGGTCGATACCGAAGAGAATATCGATACCGAGCTGCTGAAAGAGGTGAGTGCGCGTGTGATCGGCAATATGCGTCGGCGTATTGATGGCAAAGAGGATATGGAGCGTGCGCTGTTTGCGGAAAACCTTGAGCGCCGCTTCCGTTTAACTGCGCTGCGTGCCGAGCGTGCTGAGGTCTACCATCTGCGCGCCACGCAGAAGATCAGTAATGAAACCATGATGAAGTTGCTGCACGATCTGGATCTGCTGGAAGCACTGCTGGTGGAAAAAGAAGAGTAA
- a CDS encoding NCS2 family permease, translating into MSTPSRQAGGSMDAWFKISARGSTVRQEVIAGLTTFLAMVYSVIVVPGMLGKAGFPPTAVFVSTCLVAGFGSIIMGFWANLPLAIGCAISLTAFTAFSLVLGQQISVPVALGAVFLMGVLFTVISATGIRAWILRNLPMGVAHGTGVGIGLFLLLIAADGVGLVVKNPAPGLPVALGNFASFPVLLSLIGLAVIFGLEKLRVPGGILLTIIAISIIGLIFDPAVKYQGLFAMPSLSDANGNSLVFSLDILGALKPAVLPSVLALVMTAVFDATGTIRAVAGQADLLDKDNQIINGGKALTTDSVSSIFAGLVGSSPAAVYIESAAGTAAGGKTGLTAIVVGLLFMVILFMSPLAYLVPAYATAPALMYVGLLMLSNVSKIDFSDFVDAMSGLLAAVFIVLTCNIVTGIMLGFGSLVIGRIFAGEWRKLNVGTVVIAVALVAFYAGGWAI; encoded by the coding sequence ATGTCGACTCCTTCACGCCAGGCTGGCGGCTCTATGGATGCCTGGTTCAAAATCTCTGCGCGCGGCAGTACCGTGCGTCAGGAGGTTATTGCTGGCCTCACCACCTTCCTGGCGATGGTCTACTCGGTGATTGTGGTGCCGGGCATGCTGGGCAAAGCTGGCTTCCCACCAACTGCGGTGTTTGTTTCAACCTGTCTGGTCGCGGGCTTTGGTTCAATTATCATGGGTTTCTGGGCCAATCTGCCGCTGGCGATCGGTTGCGCCATTTCACTGACGGCGTTTACCGCCTTTAGCCTGGTGCTGGGTCAGCAGATCAGTGTACCGGTGGCGCTCGGTGCGGTGTTCCTGATGGGGGTGCTGTTTACGGTTATCTCGGCAACCGGCATCCGCGCGTGGATCCTGCGCAACCTGCCGATGGGCGTGGCGCACGGCACCGGTGTGGGTATTGGTCTGTTCCTGCTGTTAATCGCCGCTGACGGTGTTGGCCTGGTAGTGAAAAACCCGGCTCCGGGTCTGCCGGTGGCGTTGGGTAACTTCGCCTCTTTCCCGGTGCTGTTATCGCTGATTGGTCTGGCAGTGATTTTTGGCCTGGAAAAACTGCGCGTGCCGGGCGGCATTTTGCTGACCATTATCGCGATTTCAATTATCGGTCTGATTTTTGATCCGGCGGTAAAATACCAGGGGCTGTTTGCCATGCCAAGCCTGAGCGATGCCAATGGCAATTCGCTGGTATTTAGCCTCGATATTCTCGGCGCGTTAAAACCGGCGGTATTGCCCAGCGTGCTGGCGCTGGTGATGACTGCGGTGTTTGATGCGACCGGCACCATCCGTGCGGTGGCGGGTCAGGCTGATCTGCTGGATAAAGACAATCAGATTATCAACGGCGGCAAAGCGCTGACCACTGACTCGGTCAGCAGCATTTTTGCCGGTCTGGTCGGCTCCTCCCCGGCGGCGGTCTATATTGAATCGGCGGCGGGTACGGCGGCGGGCGGCAAAACCGGTCTGACGGCGATTGTGGTTGGTCTGCTGTTTATGGTGATTCTGTTTATGTCGCCACTGGCTTACCTGGTTCCGGCTTATGCCACGGCGCCAGCGCTGATGTATGTTGGCCTGCTGATGCTGAGCAACGTGTCAAAAATCGATTTCAGCGACTTTGTCGATGCGATGTCCGGTTTACTGGCGGCAGTGTTTATCGTACTGACCTGTAATATCGTTACCGGTATTATGCTGGGCTTCGGTTCGCTGGTGATTGGCCGTATTTTTGCCGGTGAATGGCGCAAGCTGAACGTCGGCACCGTGGTGATTGCGGTGGCGCTGGTCGCCTTCTATGCAGGTGGCTGGGCGATTTAA
- a CDS encoding DUF485 domain-containing protein: MNDVIYQRIENSARFKELVRKRQAFALLLSVIMLVLYVGFILLIAFAPNWLGTPLYEGTNVTRGIPIGVGLIVISFVLTAIYVWRANGEFERMTKQILSEVKG; this comes from the coding sequence ATGAATGACGTTATTTATCAGCGGATCGAAAACAGTGCGCGTTTTAAAGAACTGGTGCGCAAGCGCCAGGCTTTCGCCCTGCTACTCTCCGTCATTATGCTCGTGCTTTACGTCGGTTTTATTCTGCTTATCGCCTTTGCCCCCAACTGGCTAGGCACCCCGCTGTATGAAGGCACCAATGTCACCCGCGGCATTCCGATTGGTGTCGGGTTAATCGTGATCTCATTTGTACTCACGGCAATTTACGTCTGGCGCGCCAATGGCGAATTTGAACGTATGACCAAACAGATTCTCAGCGAGGTAAAAGGATGA
- the soxR gene encoding redox-sensitive transcriptional activator SoxR — translation MKKDRNSQKTVLTPGDVAKRCGVAVSALHFYESKGLISSTRNAGNQRRYNRDVLRRVAIIKIAQRIGIPLATVGDSLGNAPADKRISVKAWAEMTQQWRSELDKRIETLTRLRDQLDGCIGCGCLSMRDCPLRNPDDRLSLQGTGAILLDPEIER, via the coding sequence ATGAAAAAAGATCGCAATAGTCAGAAAACAGTTCTGACCCCCGGAGATGTGGCGAAACGTTGCGGTGTGGCGGTTTCGGCGCTGCACTTTTATGAGTCGAAGGGTTTAATCTCCAGTACGCGTAATGCCGGTAATCAGCGGCGCTACAACCGTGATGTGCTGCGCCGGGTGGCGATTATTAAAATCGCCCAACGTATCGGCATTCCGCTGGCAACGGTCGGCGACAGTCTGGGGAATGCGCCGGCGGATAAACGCATTTCGGTCAAAGCCTGGGCTGAGATGACTCAACAGTGGCGCTCGGAACTGGATAAGCGCATTGAAACGCTGACGCGCCTGCGTGACCAGCTGGATGGTTGCATTGGTTGCGGCTGTCTGTCGATGAGGGATTGCCCGCTGCGTAACCCGGACGATCGGCTGTCATTGCAGGGAACCGGGGCGATTCTGCTGGATCCGGAAATTGAGCGTTAG
- a CDS encoding helix-turn-helix transcriptional regulator, whose protein sequence is MNSNFFRNDEINNKIKASLEKTLLQERKYKFGYFIINKRDLTDICIINNHSEWFDLYAEFSHQMIDPVVVRSLSRIEDFRWNKGITALSNKVMLQAKEYNINSGHTFILHDYKNNLVLLSIFNDMHIKKEPLLNKEKIFSLLVKTHQEILSLYENLEGNFKDSINITKRESEVLCLVSTGKTYKEVSMTTGIHVATVKFHMGNIVKKLGAVNARHAIKLASDLKLVIFPVEQKQ, encoded by the coding sequence GTGAACTCTAATTTTTTCAGAAATGACGAAATTAATAATAAGATTAAAGCAAGCCTGGAAAAAACACTATTACAAGAAAGAAAATATAAATTTGGTTATTTTATAATTAACAAGAGAGACTTAACTGACATTTGCATTATAAATAACCACTCTGAATGGTTTGATCTATATGCTGAATTCAGCCATCAGATGATAGATCCGGTAGTGGTTAGATCTCTGTCCAGAATAGAAGATTTTCGTTGGAATAAGGGAATTACAGCCCTATCAAATAAAGTTATGCTCCAGGCTAAAGAATATAATATCAATAGCGGTCATACATTTATACTTCACGACTATAAAAATAATTTGGTACTACTATCAATCTTCAATGATATGCATATTAAAAAAGAACCCCTGTTAAACAAAGAAAAAATATTCTCTTTGTTAGTCAAAACACACCAAGAAATATTATCTCTATATGAAAATCTTGAAGGAAATTTTAAAGACAGCATTAATATCACAAAGAGAGAAAGTGAGGTTCTTTGTTTGGTAAGCACAGGGAAAACCTATAAAGAAGTTTCAATGACTACAGGAATACATGTAGCAACTGTTAAATTCCATATGGGAAATATAGTTAAAAAATTAGGCGCCGTTAATGCCAGGCATGCTATAAAACTGGCTTCCGATTTAAAATTAGTAATCTTCCCTGTTGAGCAGAAACAATAA
- a CDS encoding cation acetate symporter — protein MKARYALLAALALLPLSSLAADALTGAVKQQPTNYEAIIMFLVFVAATLGITYWAAKRTRTRSDYYTAGGNITGFQNGLAIAGDYMSAASFLGISALVYTSGYDGLIYSLGFLVGWPIILFVIAERLRNLGRYTFADVASYRLKQKPIRSLSACGSLVVVALYLIAQMVGAGKLIQLLFGLDYHIAVVLVGILMVMYVLFGGMLATTWVQIIKAVLLLFGASFMAIMVMKTVGFSFNTLFTEAMAVHPKGQEIMRPGGLVHDPISALSLGLGLMFGTAGLPHILMRFFTVNDAKEARKSVLYATGFMGYFYFLTFIIGFGAILLVGANPAFKDASGMLIGGNNMAAVHLANAVGGSLFLGFISAVAFATILAVVAGLTLAGASAVSHDLYASVFRKGHATEREELRASKITVVILGIVAILLGIMFEKQNIAFMVGLAFSIAASCNFPIILLSMYWSKLTTRGAMVGGWLGLLTAVILMILGPTVWVQVLGNQQAIFPYEYPALFSMLVAFIGIWAFSITDKSAEGAAERKLFPAQFVRSQTGLGIEQSSKAH, from the coding sequence ATGAAAGCGCGTTATGCACTGCTGGCAGCATTAGCGCTGCTCCCTCTCTCATCGCTGGCCGCCGATGCCCTCACCGGCGCGGTAAAGCAGCAGCCCACTAACTACGAAGCGATCATTATGTTCCTGGTGTTTGTTGCCGCCACCCTCGGCATCACATACTGGGCAGCCAAACGCACGCGCACGCGCAGTGATTACTATACCGCGGGTGGCAATATCACCGGCTTTCAGAACGGCCTGGCGATAGCCGGTGACTATATGTCGGCCGCCTCTTTCCTTGGTATTTCGGCGCTGGTCTACACCTCAGGTTACGATGGCTTAATCTACTCGCTTGGCTTCCTCGTCGGCTGGCCGATTATCCTGTTTGTGATTGCGGAAAGACTGCGTAATCTTGGTCGCTACACCTTTGCCGATGTCGCGTCTTATCGCCTGAAACAGAAACCGATTCGCTCTCTTTCCGCCTGTGGTTCACTGGTGGTGGTAGCGCTGTATCTGATTGCGCAGATGGTTGGCGCCGGTAAGCTGATTCAGCTGCTGTTTGGGCTGGATTACCATATCGCCGTGGTGCTGGTCGGCATTCTGATGGTGATGTATGTCCTGTTTGGCGGCATGCTGGCCACCACCTGGGTACAGATTATCAAAGCAGTGCTGCTGCTGTTTGGCGCCAGTTTTATGGCAATTATGGTGATGAAAACCGTCGGTTTCAGCTTTAATACGCTGTTTACTGAAGCGATGGCGGTACACCCGAAAGGCCAGGAAATTATGCGACCGGGCGGACTGGTGCACGATCCGATTTCCGCGTTATCGCTGGGTCTGGGGCTGATGTTTGGCACCGCCGGTTTGCCGCATATTCTGATGCGTTTCTTTACCGTTAATGATGCGAAGGAAGCGCGTAAAAGCGTGCTGTACGCCACCGGCTTTATGGGCTACTTCTACTTCCTGACGTTTATTATCGGTTTTGGCGCCATTCTGCTGGTCGGCGCGAATCCGGCATTTAAAGATGCATCCGGCATGCTGATTGGCGGCAATAATATGGCGGCCGTGCATCTGGCTAATGCGGTGGGCGGTAGTCTGTTCCTTGGTTTTATCTCTGCCGTCGCCTTCGCCACCATTCTGGCGGTGGTCGCCGGTCTGACGCTGGCGGGCGCCTCGGCGGTCTCCCACGATCTGTATGCCAGCGTATTCCGCAAAGGTCATGCTACCGAGCGTGAAGAGCTAAGAGCATCGAAAATCACGGTAGTGATCCTCGGTATCGTGGCCATTCTGCTGGGGATAATGTTTGAGAAGCAAAATATCGCCTTTATGGTGGGACTGGCCTTCTCAATCGCCGCCAGCTGTAACTTCCCGATTATTTTACTGTCGATGTACTGGTCAAAACTGACCACACGCGGCGCCATGGTTGGCGGCTGGCTTGGCCTGCTGACGGCGGTGATTCTGATGATCCTCGGCCCGACGGTATGGGTGCAGGTGTTAGGCAATCAGCAAGCCATCTTCCCTTACGAGTATCCGGCGCTGTTCTCAATGCTGGTAGCCTTTATCGGCATCTGGGCGTTCTCCATTACCGATAAGTCGGCTGAAGGTGCCGCAGAACGCAAACTGTTCCCGGCGCAGTTTGTCCGTTCGCAAACCGGTTTGGGTATTGAGCAGAGCAGCAAAGCGCATTGA
- a CDS encoding LrgB family protein: MSDFIVSMLCLIATLLIYFLNKRLYRRWHKLLLMPLVMTPMVLVALLIVTHISWQDYIGESHWLLWLLGPATLAFAVPVYENMTIIRRHWMSLSAGVITATTVAVCSSVWLARLLTLPEEIQRSLAVRSITTPFALAAAKQLGGQPDLVALFVVITGVFGMAIGDLLFIRLAVKQGLAKGAGLGAASHGAGTAKAYEMGQQEGVVSSLVMMLSGVVTVVIAPAIGHIMWATI; the protein is encoded by the coding sequence ATGAGTGATTTTATCGTCAGCATGCTGTGCCTGATCGCCACCCTGCTGATCTACTTCCTGAATAAGCGCCTGTATCGCCGCTGGCATAAGCTGCTGCTGATGCCGCTGGTGATGACGCCGATGGTACTGGTGGCGCTGCTGATCGTGACGCATATCTCCTGGCAGGACTATATTGGCGAGAGCCACTGGCTGTTATGGCTGCTGGGTCCGGCGACCTTGGCCTTCGCCGTGCCGGTATATGAAAATATGACGATTATCCGTCGTCACTGGATGTCGCTGAGCGCTGGCGTGATTACCGCCACCACAGTGGCGGTGTGCAGTTCGGTGTGGCTGGCGCGTCTGCTGACGCTGCCGGAGGAGATTCAGCGCAGTCTGGCGGTGCGTTCGATCACCACGCCTTTTGCGCTGGCGGCGGCGAAGCAGCTTGGCGGTCAGCCGGATCTGGTGGCGCTGTTTGTGGTGATTACCGGGGTGTTTGGCATGGCGATTGGCGACCTGTTGTTTATCCGCCTGGCGGTGAAACAGGGACTGGCAAAAGGCGCCGGACTGGGGGCGGCCTCCCATGGCGCAGGTACTGCCAAAGCCTACGAAATGGGCCAGCAGGAGGGAGTGGTGTCCAGCCTGGTAATGATGCTGTCGGGCGTCGTGACGGTGGTTATTGCACCGGCAATCGGCCATATTATGTGGGCGACGATTTAG